The genomic stretch AGATCGCCTCCTCGAAGATCCGGCGCGGCGGCATTTCGGAGTCCGATTTCGACAAGATCCGGGATTATTCGATCGAGCTGCAATCGCTGCCGCTCTATGTCGACGAAACCGGCGGCTTGTCGATCTCGCAGCTGACCGCGCGGGCGCGGCGGCTGAAGCGGCAGAAGGGTCTCGACCTGATCATCGTCGACTATATCCAGCTGCTGCAGGGCTCCGGCAAACGCTCCGACAACCGCGTCCAGGAAGTCACCGAAATCACCACCAGCCTGAAGGCGCTGGCCAAGGAGCTCAACGTTCCGGTGATCGGACTGTCGCAGCTGTCGCGTCAGGTCGAAAGCCGCGACGACAAGCGTCCGCAATTGTCGGATCTGCGCGAATCCGGATCGATCGAGCAGGACGCCGACGTGGTGATGTTCGTCTACCGCGAGGAATACTATCTGCAGAACAAAGAGCCGCGGATCGGCACGCCGGAATACGAAAAATGGCAGCTCGACATGTCGCTGGTGCACGGCAAGGCCGAAGTCATCATCGGCAAGCAGCGTCACGGTCCGACCGGCACGGTCGAATTGCAGTTCGAGGGCCAGTTCACCCGCTTCAGCGATCTGGCGCAGGACAGCCATCTCCCCGCGCCGCACGACTGATACCGCGGCACGGTTGAACGCCCCGCTGCCCCCGCGTAAAGTGCAGCATGAACATCGTCTATGACGCGAAATCGATAGCGGCTGATGCCGCGGTGTCTGCCGAGGCCGACCAGGCCGCGGCGCTGGCCGCCGCCATTGCCACCTCTCCGGGCCTGCTCACCATCGACCTCGACGCCATCGCCGCCAACTGGCGCAAGCTGGAAAAGACCGCGGTTCCGGCCGAATGCGCCGCCGTGGTCAAGGCCAATGCCTATGGCTGCGGCATCGGCCCGGTGACCCGCGCGCTCGCCAATGCCAGCTGCAAGACCTTCTTCGTCGCCACCCTCGACGAGGCCCGCGCGGTGCGGGCGATCAGCTCGTCGGCGGCGGTCTATGTGCTCAGCGGTTTCATGCAGAACAGCGGCGACGCGTTCGCGCAGATCAATTGTCAGCCGGTGATCGGCGACCTCTACGAGCTGGCCGAATGGGACGTGTTCTGCCGCCGCACCGGCTGGAACGGCGGCGCCGCGATCCATATCGACACCGGCATGAGCCGGCTCGGCCTCACCATCACCGAAGCGCAGGGCATCGTGCCGCGCATCAATGCCGGCGATCACGGCATCACATTGGTGTTGAGCCATCTGGCCTGCGCCGACACCGTCAACCACCCGTTGAATGCCAAGCAGGTCGCGAGCTTCCGCGAGATCGCCAGCCTGTTTTCCGGGGTACCGGCCTCGCTCGCCGCCTCCTCCGGAATCTTTCTCGGCTCGCACTTCCATTTCGATGTGGTGCGACCGGGCGTCGCGCTATACGGCGTCAATCCGACGCCGGAGGCCGACAATCCGATGCTGCCGGTGGTCGATCTCAAGGCCAAGATCCTGCAGGTCCGCAACGTCGAAAAGGGCGACAGCGTCGGTTATGGGGCGACCTGGACCGCGCGGCGGCCGACCAGGCTGGCGGTGATCGCCACCGGCTATGCCGACGGCTATTTCCGCGCCTGCGGCAGCAGCGACGGCACCCGCGGCGCCGACGTGGTGATCGCCGGCAAACGCTGCCCGGTGGCGGGGCGGATCTCGATGGACCTGCTGGCGGTCGATATCACCGACCTGCCCGCCAACGCCGCGCGCCGTGGCCATCTGGCGACGCTGATCGGCGACGGCATTACCGTCGACGAGCTGGCGCACCATTTCGGCACCATCGGCTATGAGGTGCTGACAAGCCTCGGGCGCCGCTATGCGCGTGTCTATAAGGGCGGCGACGCCGTCGCCGTGACGCCGGCGGAACATCCCGAGGGCGAGACCGCCGCCAGCTAGAGCAGGATGACTTATCTTCGAATCGTCATCCCGCTCTAGCTTCTTGTTTGAGCATGATCTTTTCCGAAAACCGGGATCCATTTTTCGGGATCATGCTCTAATCGTCCGATGAAGCCATCAGGAACGCGGTCAGCGCCGCGCCCAGCGCGAAGTGGAAGGCGACGCCGATCACGAACAGCACCTGAATCGTGCGCGGCGCGACGCTGGCCGCGATCATGTCGGACAGGCCGAAGCCGTTGCGCCACAGCAGCAGCACCGCGAACACCGTGCCCAGCGCCGCGCCCATGGCGAATTGCCCGGCGAGTCGCCGCGCGGTCGCCCTCTCTCTGCGCCGTCGCTGGTCCGACCACATCCTGCGCTGCCCTGCTGGTTCGCCCCTGTGATTATTTCCACAAACCAAGCCCACCGCCAACCGCATCGCTTTG from Rhodopseudomonas sp. BAL398 encodes the following:
- the alr gene encoding alanine racemase → MNIVYDAKSIAADAAVSAEADQAAALAAAIATSPGLLTIDLDAIAANWRKLEKTAVPAECAAVVKANAYGCGIGPVTRALANASCKTFFVATLDEARAVRAISSSAAVYVLSGFMQNSGDAFAQINCQPVIGDLYELAEWDVFCRRTGWNGGAAIHIDTGMSRLGLTITEAQGIVPRINAGDHGITLVLSHLACADTVNHPLNAKQVASFREIASLFSGVPASLAASSGIFLGSHFHFDVVRPGVALYGVNPTPEADNPMLPVVDLKAKILQVRNVEKGDSVGYGATWTARRPTRLAVIATGYADGYFRACGSSDGTRGADVVIAGKRCPVAGRISMDLLAVDITDLPANAARRGHLATLIGDGITVDELAHHFGTIGYEVLTSLGRRYARVYKGGDAVAVTPAEHPEGETAAS